One Nocardia farcinica genomic region harbors:
- a CDS encoding aldose 1-epimerase family protein has product MPDTAPTATGRSIVLDAHGVRAEIGTVAAVLRSLTVAGTALTEPISATAPPPLGCGIVLVPWPNRVRDARWTLDGAPQHLDITEPARGNAIHGLLRNTEYSVRERTGDSVTLAALIPPQHGWPFLLDTTVDYTLRSDGLTVVHTATNHGDRPAPWAVGAHPYLRVGDTPVGELVLTVHADTWFDVDERMNPIGEHPVDGTDRDLREGVRVDALDLDTAFGAVTPRDGVAARLTAPGGATVDLRYGGDWGYLQVFTPRTFPRPGGPGLAIAVEPMTAPPDALNSGRGLHWLEPGETTSRTWEIVHTPGR; this is encoded by the coding sequence GTGCCAGACACCGCCCCCACCGCCACCGGCCGGTCGATCGTGCTGGACGCGCACGGCGTGCGCGCCGAGATCGGCACCGTCGCGGCCGTGTTGCGCTCGTTGACCGTCGCCGGGACCGCCCTCACCGAGCCCATCTCCGCGACCGCGCCGCCGCCGCTGGGGTGCGGCATCGTGCTCGTGCCGTGGCCGAACCGGGTTCGCGACGCGCGCTGGACGCTGGACGGCGCACCACAGCACCTCGACATCACCGAACCCGCCCGCGGCAACGCGATCCACGGGCTGCTGCGCAACACCGAGTACAGCGTGCGCGAGCGTACCGGCGACAGTGTCACCCTGGCGGCGTTGATCCCGCCCCAGCACGGCTGGCCCTTCCTGCTCGACACCACGGTCGACTACACGCTGCGATCCGACGGCCTCACCGTCGTCCACACCGCCACCAACCACGGCGACCGGCCCGCGCCGTGGGCGGTCGGCGCCCACCCCTACCTCCGGGTGGGCGACACGCCCGTCGGCGAGCTCGTACTCACCGTCCACGCCGACACCTGGTTCGACGTCGACGAGCGGATGAACCCGATCGGCGAGCATCCCGTCGACGGCACCGACCGCGACCTGCGCGAAGGCGTGCGCGTCGATGCCCTCGACCTCGACACCGCGTTCGGGGCGGTCACCCCGCGCGACGGCGTGGCCGCCCGGCTCACCGCCCCCGGCGGCGCCACCGTCGACCTGCGGTACGGCGGGGACTGGGGCTACCTCCAGGTCTTCACCCCGCGCACGTTCCCGCGCCCCGGCGGCCCTGGCCTGGCGATCGCGGTCGAACCGATGACGGCGCCGCCGGACGCGCTCAACTCCGGCCGCGGCCTGCACTGGCTCGAACCGGGCGAAACCACCTCGCGCACCTGGGAAATCGTCCACACCCCGGGCCGCTGA
- a CDS encoding response regulator transcription factor, giving the protein MRLAVVEDDDGVGDALVEALTARGFRADRKRRGAELLLDHRGYDAVILDLGLPDGDGLQVLRQLREVSSVPVLILTARSDERSVVRGLRGGADDYLVKPPRIAELMARLETVTRRAAVAAQPPRREVVTGDVRVDLVARVVEVAGSPVPLTQKEFELVEALVERPGAAVSRQQLMDRIWGDAFVAVSRSLDVHMTGLRAKLNRPGLITTIRGYGYRWGQ; this is encoded by the coding sequence GTGCGACTGGCGGTGGTCGAGGACGACGACGGTGTGGGTGATGCGCTGGTGGAGGCGCTCACCGCCCGCGGCTTCCGTGCCGACCGCAAGCGCCGCGGCGCCGAACTCCTGCTCGATCATCGCGGCTACGACGCGGTGATCCTGGACCTCGGCCTGCCCGACGGCGACGGGCTCCAGGTGCTGCGGCAGCTGCGCGAGGTGAGTTCGGTGCCGGTGCTGATCCTGACCGCGCGCAGCGACGAGCGCTCGGTCGTGCGGGGCCTGCGCGGCGGCGCGGACGACTACCTGGTGAAGCCACCGCGGATCGCGGAGCTGATGGCGCGCCTGGAAACCGTCACCCGGCGTGCCGCGGTGGCCGCGCAACCGCCGCGTCGGGAGGTGGTCACCGGGGACGTGCGGGTGGACCTGGTGGCGCGGGTCGTCGAGGTGGCCGGGTCACCGGTGCCGTTGACGCAGAAGGAGTTCGAGCTGGTCGAGGCGCTGGTGGAGCGGCCGGGCGCGGCGGTGAGCCGCCAGCAGCTGATGGACCGGATCTGGGGCGATGCCTTCGTCGCGGTGTCCCGGTCGCTGGATGTGCACATGACCGGGCTGCGGGCCAAGTTGAACCGGCCGGGGCTGATCACGACGATCCGCGGCTACGGCTACCGGTGGGGGCAGTGA
- a CDS encoding MFS transporter, protein MTTTQPGSERRVVANVLRGSIGNLVEWYDWYVYAAFSVYFAKAFFPEGDATAQLLSTAAVFAVGFLMRPLGGWALGRYADRFGRRSALTLSVTVMAAGSLLIAVTPGYATIGIAAPVILLLARLLQGLSVGGEYATSATYLSEVASKGRRGFYSSFQYVTLVAGQLTALGVQILLLQVLTDDQMHSWGWRIPFVIGATGALVVMWLRRGMDESEQFRAVEADESGAAPAAARGSLRMLLRYPRECLLVVGLTLGGTVAFYTYTTYMQKFMINTSGLEKGTVAWINFVALLVFVVLQPLAGGLSDRIGRRKLLIFFGVGGTVLTVPIMMVLAQTSNPLAAFGLMMLALVIVTGYTSINSIVKAELFPTKIRALGVGLPYALTVAIFGGTAEMIALALKKADLEAVYFFYVAGCVAISLVTYYFMRETSAESTIDGDTAQPVDGGPERDLTGARA, encoded by the coding sequence GTGACTACGACACAGCCTGGGAGCGAGCGGCGGGTCGTCGCGAACGTGCTGCGGGGATCGATCGGCAACCTCGTCGAGTGGTACGACTGGTACGTCTACGCGGCGTTCAGCGTGTATTTCGCCAAGGCGTTCTTCCCCGAGGGCGATGCGACCGCCCAGTTGTTGTCCACCGCGGCGGTGTTCGCCGTCGGCTTCCTGATGCGTCCGCTCGGCGGCTGGGCGTTGGGCCGCTACGCCGACCGGTTCGGCCGCCGCTCCGCGCTCACCCTGTCGGTGACCGTGATGGCGGCCGGTTCGCTGCTGATCGCGGTGACGCCCGGCTATGCGACGATCGGCATCGCCGCCCCGGTGATCCTGCTGCTGGCGCGGCTGCTGCAGGGTCTGTCGGTGGGTGGCGAGTACGCGACCAGCGCGACCTACCTGTCGGAGGTCGCCTCCAAGGGCAGGCGCGGGTTCTACTCCAGTTTCCAGTACGTCACGCTGGTGGCCGGCCAGCTGACCGCGCTCGGGGTGCAGATCCTGCTGCTGCAGGTGCTCACCGACGACCAGATGCACAGCTGGGGCTGGCGCATCCCGTTCGTGATCGGCGCGACCGGCGCCCTGGTGGTGATGTGGCTGCGGCGCGGCATGGACGAATCCGAGCAGTTCCGCGCCGTCGAGGCCGACGAGTCCGGCGCGGCGCCCGCGGCAGCCCGCGGTTCGCTGCGGATGCTGCTGCGGTATCCGCGGGAGTGCCTGCTGGTGGTGGGCCTGACGCTGGGCGGCACGGTGGCGTTCTACACCTACACGACCTACATGCAGAAGTTCATGATCAACACCTCCGGGCTGGAGAAGGGCACGGTCGCGTGGATCAACTTCGTCGCGCTGCTGGTGTTCGTGGTGCTGCAACCGCTGGCGGGCGGATTGTCCGACCGGATCGGCCGGCGCAAGCTGCTGATCTTCTTCGGCGTGGGCGGCACCGTGCTGACCGTGCCGATCATGATGGTGCTCGCGCAGACCAGCAATCCGCTGGCCGCGTTCGGCCTGATGATGCTGGCGCTGGTGATCGTGACCGGGTACACCTCGATCAACTCGATCGTCAAGGCCGAACTCTTCCCGACCAAGATCCGCGCGCTCGGCGTCGGCCTGCCCTACGCGCTGACCGTCGCCATCTTCGGCGGCACCGCCGAGATGATCGCGCTGGCGTTGAAGAAGGCGGACCTGGAGGCGGTGTACTTCTTCTACGTCGCCGGCTGCGTCGCGATCTCGCTGGTCACCTACTACTTCATGCGGGAGACCTCGGCCGAGTCCACCATCGACGGCGACACCGCGCAGCCGGTGGACGGCGGGCCCGAGCGGGATCTGACCGGCGCGCGCGCCTGA